One segment of Rosa chinensis cultivar Old Blush chromosome 6, RchiOBHm-V2, whole genome shotgun sequence DNA contains the following:
- the LOC112169322 gene encoding protein ALP1-like isoform X1, which produces MHNILDRDPQIFRDVYRMYPDVFRKLCSILKAKTPLRDTRHICVEEMLATFLLVVGQNNRYSEARLIFERSHFAVSRSFNKVLKALNTIAPQFMAKPESIPPNIRESTRFYPYFKDCVGAIDGTHIPATVVGREVSRYRNRHGKISQNVLAACNFDLQFIYVISGWEGSAHDSKVLNDAISRRNGLKVPPGKYYLGDCGFPNRRRFLAPFRGTRYHLKDFGGEGNHPVNAIELFNLRHASLRNVIERIFGIFKSRFTIFKSAPPFLYKTQAELVLACAGLHNFLRQECRSDEFPPEPEEDPIDNHEDNFEWDDFQTQDQQRENANEWRMSIATHMWTDAQPNANNENNDNQESENEGEE; this is translated from the exons ATGCACAACATATTGGACAGAGACCCTCAAATCTTTAGAGATGTGTATAGAATGTATCCTGACGTGTTTCGAAAATTATGTAGCATCCTAAAAGCGAAAACACCTTTACGGGATACAAGACACATTTGTGTTGAAGAAATGCTTGCAACCTTTTTACTAGTTGTCGGCCAAAATAATCGATACAGTGAAGCTCGGCTGATATTTGAGCGATCTCATTTTGCTGTTAGCAGAAGTTTCAACAAAGTCTTGAAGGCCTTGAATACAATAGCACCACAGTTTATGGCTAAACCTGAATCCATACCACCTAACATAAGAGAAAGTACAAGGTTCTATCCTTACTTTAAG gaTTGTGTCGGAGCTATAGATGGCACGCATATTCCTGCAACGGTAGTTGGACGTGAGGTAAGCAGATATCGAAATCGCCATGGGAAGATATCACAAAATGTATTAGCAGCTTGTAACTTTGATTTACAGTTCATATATGTGATTAGTGGATGGGAGGGTTCCGCTCATGATTCAAAAGTGTTGAATGATGCGATTTCTAGACGAAATGGACTCAAAGTGCCACCAG gtaAATATTACTTAGGGGACTGCGGATTCCCAAATCGACGTCGGTTCCTAGCTCCATTTCGAGGTACTCGATATCACCTCAAAGATTttggtggtgaaggaaatcatccTGTCAATGCAATTGAGTTATTCAATCTTCGCCATGCTTCCTTGAGGAACGTAATTGAGAGAATATTTGGAATATTTAAGTCGcgtttcacaatcttcaaatcAGCACCACCATTTTTATATAAGACACAAGCAGAACTAGTTTTGGCTTGTGCAGGACTGCACAATTTTCTTCGACAGGAATGTCGTTCAGATGAATTTCCTCCTGAACCAGAAGAAGATCCGATAGACAATCACGAAGATAATTTTGAATGGGATGATTTTCAAACCCAAGATCAGCAAAGAGAGAATGCTAATGAATGGAGAATGAGTATTGCTACTCATATGTGGACAGATGCCCAACCAAAtgccaacaatgaaaacaatgacaatcaagaaagtgaaaatgaggGAGAAGAATAA
- the LOC112169322 gene encoding protein ALP1-like isoform X2 — MHNILDRDPQIFRDVYRMYPDVFRKLCSILKAKTPLRDTRHICVEEMLATFLLVVGQNNRYSEARLIFERSHFAVSRSFNKVLKALNTIAPQFMAKPESIPPNIRESTRFYPYFKDCVGAIDGTHIPATVVGREFIYVISGWEGSAHDSKVLNDAISRRNGLKVPPGKYYLGDCGFPNRRRFLAPFRGTRYHLKDFGGEGNHPVNAIELFNLRHASLRNVIERIFGIFKSRFTIFKSAPPFLYKTQAELVLACAGLHNFLRQECRSDEFPPEPEEDPIDNHEDNFEWDDFQTQDQQRENANEWRMSIATHMWTDAQPNANNENNDNQESENEGEE, encoded by the exons ATGCACAACATATTGGACAGAGACCCTCAAATCTTTAGAGATGTGTATAGAATGTATCCTGACGTGTTTCGAAAATTATGTAGCATCCTAAAAGCGAAAACACCTTTACGGGATACAAGACACATTTGTGTTGAAGAAATGCTTGCAACCTTTTTACTAGTTGTCGGCCAAAATAATCGATACAGTGAAGCTCGGCTGATATTTGAGCGATCTCATTTTGCTGTTAGCAGAAGTTTCAACAAAGTCTTGAAGGCCTTGAATACAATAGCACCACAGTTTATGGCTAAACCTGAATCCATACCACCTAACATAAGAGAAAGTACAAGGTTCTATCCTTACTTTAAG gaTTGTGTCGGAGCTATAGATGGCACGCATATTCCTGCAACGGTAGTTGGACGTGAG TTCATATATGTGATTAGTGGATGGGAGGGTTCCGCTCATGATTCAAAAGTGTTGAATGATGCGATTTCTAGACGAAATGGACTCAAAGTGCCACCAG gtaAATATTACTTAGGGGACTGCGGATTCCCAAATCGACGTCGGTTCCTAGCTCCATTTCGAGGTACTCGATATCACCTCAAAGATTttggtggtgaaggaaatcatccTGTCAATGCAATTGAGTTATTCAATCTTCGCCATGCTTCCTTGAGGAACGTAATTGAGAGAATATTTGGAATATTTAAGTCGcgtttcacaatcttcaaatcAGCACCACCATTTTTATATAAGACACAAGCAGAACTAGTTTTGGCTTGTGCAGGACTGCACAATTTTCTTCGACAGGAATGTCGTTCAGATGAATTTCCTCCTGAACCAGAAGAAGATCCGATAGACAATCACGAAGATAATTTTGAATGGGATGATTTTCAAACCCAAGATCAGCAAAGAGAGAATGCTAATGAATGGAGAATGAGTATTGCTACTCATATGTGGACAGATGCCCAACCAAAtgccaacaatgaaaacaatgacaatcaagaaagtgaaaatgaggGAGAAGAATAA